One Hyla sarda isolate aHylSar1 chromosome 11, aHylSar1.hap1, whole genome shotgun sequence genomic window carries:
- the LOC130295046 gene encoding uncharacterized protein LOC130295046, with the protein MAAISRHARQTGGGPSCPEKLWEMEEKVGSTCKREQIEGFGMADVCMQALSNRENVSTEPTEQINEEIPVETREQPHSEGDEPTNENQSSPVNPRRQTEEMLFPADLGLSEQQTTYINDYTNQDLQFMRRVDSRFDCHEKGLNNLANAYLSGANTISLGLHKIANLLEGQTGGVPQNILSPSATMPQSVANPHPDAECLPALQVSPCSFSTEHTVGSVNMLQANVAESVSLSQSVF; encoded by the exons ATGGCTGCCATTTCCAGACATGCCCGGCAAACCGGAGGTGGCCCTTCTTGTCCCGAAAAATTATGGGAGATGGAGGAGAAAGTTGGATCCACTTGCAAAAGAGAGCAAATCGAAGGATTTGGTATGGctgatgtgtgcatgcaagctctATCCAACA GGGAAAATGTCTCAACTGAACCAACTGAGCAAATAAATGAAGAGATTCCAGTGGAAACAAGGGAGCAGCCACACAGTGAGGGAGATGAACCGACTAATGAAAACCAATCCAGCCCTGTCAACCCTCGCAGACAAACTGAGGAAATGTTATTCCCCGCTGATTTGGGGCTTTCAGAACAACAAACAACATATATTAATGATTACACAAATCAGGACTTACAATTTATGAGGCGTGTAGATTCCAGATTTGATTGTCATGAAAAAGGGTTAAATAATTTAGCAAATGCCTATTTAAGCGGAGCAAACACTATCTCACTTGGCCTCCATAAAATTGCCAATCTTCTTGAAGGCCAAACTGGGGGGGTTCCACAAAACATACTTTCTCCTTCTGCTACTATGCCACAGTCTGTAGCCAACCCACACCCTGATGCTGAATGTTTGCCTGCTCTTCAGGTGTCACCATGTTCCTTTAGCACGGAACATACTGTGGGCTCTGTAAATATGTTGCAGGCAAATGTGGCAGAGAGTGTGTCGTTGTCACAATCAGTTTTTTAA